In Nostoc sp. GT001, a genomic segment contains:
- a CDS encoding ATP-dependent 6-phosphofructokinase, with protein sequence MGEPKRIGILTSGGDCSGLNAVIRAVVNCAVNTYGWEVLGIRQATLGLMARPPQFTKLEVDQVDSLLTAGGTMLGTTNKGDPFAFPMADGSLCDRSEEIIAGYHELGLDALIGIGGDGSLAILRRLAQQGGINLVGIPKTIDNDIGVTEHAIGFDTAVNIATEALDRLHFTAASHSRVMILEVMGRDAGHIAIAAGIAGGANVILIPEIPYTVEHICHKIKERQEKGKNYCLIIVSEAVRTQDGENVTITNRLGQSRYGGIGEYLADEIIQHIGVETRVTVLGHIQRGGTASPLDRLVATAFGVAAVNLIAEERYDRMVTWQNRQVLSVPITEAIAQYSAVDPNGTLVKTARGMSIYLGD encoded by the coding sequence GTGGGAGAACCCAAACGCATAGGAATTCTGACGAGTGGAGGTGATTGTTCTGGCTTAAATGCTGTGATTAGGGCTGTAGTAAATTGTGCTGTAAATACTTACGGCTGGGAGGTTTTGGGAATCCGTCAAGCGACTCTAGGATTAATGGCGCGTCCGCCACAATTCACCAAGCTGGAAGTTGATCAAGTTGACTCGTTGTTAACTGCGGGTGGCACAATGTTGGGGACGACCAATAAAGGCGACCCTTTTGCCTTTCCAATGGCGGATGGAAGTTTATGCGATCGCTCCGAAGAAATTATTGCAGGTTATCATGAACTAGGTTTAGACGCTTTGATTGGTATCGGTGGCGATGGTAGCTTGGCAATTTTGCGTCGCCTTGCTCAACAAGGTGGTATTAATCTAGTCGGTATTCCTAAAACCATTGATAACGATATTGGCGTTACTGAACACGCCATTGGTTTTGATACAGCAGTAAATATTGCCACAGAAGCACTAGATCGATTACATTTTACTGCTGCAAGTCATAGCCGAGTCATGATTTTGGAAGTGATGGGGCGTGATGCTGGACACATAGCAATAGCTGCGGGAATTGCAGGGGGAGCAAATGTAATTTTAATTCCCGAAATCCCTTATACAGTTGAGCATATTTGCCACAAAATCAAAGAACGCCAAGAGAAAGGCAAAAACTATTGTTTGATTATTGTTTCCGAAGCAGTTCGTACTCAAGATGGCGAAAATGTGACGATTACCAATCGCTTAGGTCAATCTCGATACGGTGGGATTGGCGAATATTTAGCCGATGAAATTATTCAGCACATCGGTGTAGAAACGCGAGTCACAGTTTTAGGACATATTCAACGGGGTGGAACTGCTTCACCACTAGATAGATTAGTTGCAACAGCCTTTGGCGTAGCAGCAGTTAATCTAATTGCCGAAGAGCGATACGATCGCATGGTGACATGGCAAAATCGCCAAGTATTAAGTGTACCAATTACAGAAGCGATCGCTCAATATAGTGCCGTCGATCCCAATGGTACTTTAGTTAAAACTGCTCGTGGTATGAGTATTTATTTGGGAGACTGA
- a CDS encoding succinylglutamate desuccinylase/aspartoacylase family protein — MQPVIETILLRQMASGERLYLQIYKFIGAQPGKKVYIQSNLHGAEIAGNAVIHQLIEFLLTINDTDLTGEIWLVPVCNPMGTNERAHHFSPGRYCIYEAKDWNRIFWDYEKQANNLVAFTKSQLHLDLEVIRQNYLTIIKQEFAKILEKINSPSSVPYTELFGYKLQNLSLDADYLIDLHSSTNQALDYVYYFRNREDSAKYFLLDFGILLDKYDGDAFDEAFIKPWLALEVCFKELGRDIKFDVEAWTLELGAGMQMNPDSVAKGVRGVKSYLSQKSVLQMPDFSGDTKTHEMIFVSSSNRKKYYAIAGGMIQSRIELGTSVKAGDKLYQILSFNKEGKLPTVIDVCAQHDGLVYDVATNQAVNEGEFVLGIVS; from the coding sequence ATGCAGCCAGTTATTGAAACAATTTTATTACGTCAAATGGCTTCAGGCGAGCGCCTCTACTTACAAATATACAAATTCATTGGCGCTCAACCTGGTAAAAAGGTTTACATTCAATCTAATCTGCACGGTGCAGAAATTGCTGGTAATGCCGTTATTCACCAGCTAATTGAGTTTTTATTAACAATAAATGATACAGATTTAACTGGAGAAATTTGGTTAGTTCCCGTTTGTAATCCAATGGGGACGAATGAACGCGCTCATCATTTTTCCCCTGGGCGTTACTGTATTTACGAAGCCAAAGACTGGAATCGCATATTTTGGGACTACGAGAAACAAGCTAATAATTTAGTCGCTTTTACTAAATCTCAACTTCATCTTGATTTAGAGGTCATTCGACAAAATTATCTAACTATAATTAAGCAAGAATTTGCCAAAATTTTAGAAAAAATTAATTCTCCCAGTAGTGTGCCTTACACTGAGCTTTTTGGCTATAAACTACAAAATCTGAGTTTAGATGCAGACTACTTAATTGATTTACATAGTTCTACAAATCAAGCTTTAGACTACGTTTATTACTTCCGAAATCGAGAAGACAGTGCAAAATACTTCCTACTTGATTTTGGAATATTACTTGATAAATATGATGGTGATGCTTTTGATGAAGCTTTTATCAAACCTTGGTTAGCGCTAGAAGTTTGTTTTAAAGAATTGGGTAGAGATATCAAGTTTGATGTGGAAGCTTGGACACTAGAATTAGGAGCAGGAATGCAAATGAACCCTGATTCAGTCGCCAAAGGTGTACGAGGTGTGAAAAGTTATTTATCACAAAAAAGCGTACTGCAAATGCCTGATTTCTCAGGTGATACAAAAACCCATGAAATGATTTTTGTATCTAGCAGCAATCGGAAAAAATATTATGCGATCGCAGGTGGTATGATTCAATCCAGAATAGAATTAGGCACTTCAGTAAAAGCTGGAGACAAACTCTATCAAATTCTCAGTTTTAATAAAGAAGGTAAGCTACCTACTGTAATCGATGTCTGCGCTCAACATGATGGCTTAGTTTATGATGTCGCAACCAATCAAGCTGTGAATGAAGGCGAGTTTGTTTTAGGAATTGTTAGTTAG
- a CDS encoding cytochrome P450: protein MSSLSNLEQDRYNLSAPEVLANPYPTYRRILLEDPVYWSDFFGGWYLMRYKDVAAAMQDKRISAKRPPISKIPESEQQNILPLLETLSKWILFCXPPEHTRLRALFNKAFTPSIISSMAERIQTLVDELIDSVYEQGNMNIIHDLAYPMPAIVIAQMLGAKSEDWEQFKKWSDDLARFFGMFRMKPEILTSAQQSIIEMTEYFRHILEERRYNPQDDLMSSLIFAQEKGNSLDDDEILSNCVFLTFAGHETTTNLIANGLLALLKNPSQMQKLKDDPSLITTTVEEFLRYDSPVQRQARIAVTNLEIDGKQISQGQRLFLVIGAANRDPEQFLDPDKLDITRPENPHLAFGKGTHFCLGASLGRLEAQIAINTIVRRLSNLHLDTDRIEWHQNPSLRGMKSMPVAFNP from the coding sequence ATGTCGTCACTCAGTAATCTAGAACAAGACCGATACAATCTATCTGCCCCAGAAGTACTGGCCAATCCCTATCCTACTTACCGCCGTATTTTATTAGAAGATCCTGTTTACTGGAGTGATTTTTTTGGGGGCTGGTATCTAATGCGCTATAAAGATGTTGCCGCAGCTATGCAAGACAAACGGATTTCGGCCAAGCGTCCGCCTATTAGTAAAATACCAGAATCAGAGCAACAGAATATACTTCCCCTTCTGGAAACTCTATCAAAATGGATTCTATTTTGCGANCCCCCAGAACACACGCGTCTGCGTGCGTTGTTTAACAAGGCATTCACTCCTAGTATCATTAGCAGCATGGCAGAGCGAATTCAGACGCTAGTAGACGAACTAATTGATAGTGTCTATGAGCAGGGTAACATGAATATTATTCATGATTTAGCTTACCCAATGCCCGCGATCGTCATCGCCCAAATGCTGGGCGCAAAGTCCGAAGACTGGGAACAGTTTAAGAAATGGTCTGACGATTTGGCAAGATTTTTTGGCATGTTCCGCATGAAGCCAGAAATTTTGACTAGCGCTCAACAAAGTATTATTGAAATGACCGAATATTTCCGCCACATCCTTGAAGAACGTCGTTACAATCCCCAAGATGATCTCATGAGTAGCCTCATTTTTGCACAAGAAAAGGGAAATTCTCTGGATGACGACGAAATTTTATCCAATTGCGTTTTCTTAACTTTTGCGGGTCATGAAACTACCACCAACTTGATTGCTAACGGCTTACTTGCTTTACTCAAAAATCCTAGTCAAATGCAAAAGTTAAAGGATGACCCCTCACTAATTACAACTACTGTAGAAGAGTTTTTGCGCTATGACAGCCCAGTACAACGTCAAGCCCGCATAGCAGTTACCAATCTCGAAATTGATGGCAAACAAATTAGCCAAGGGCAACGCCTATTTCTGGTAATTGGTGCTGCCAACCGTGACCCTGAGCAATTTTTAGACCCCGATAAATTAGACATTACACGCCCTGAAAACCCACACTTGGCATTTGGAAAAGGAACCCACTTTTGCCTCGGTGCATCTCTTGGCAGACTTGAAGCACAAATTGCCATTAATACCATTGTGCGCCGCCTTAGTAATCTCCACTTGGATACAGATCGAATTGAATGGCATCAAAATCCATCCTTGCGAGGTATGAAATCAATGCCTGTAGCTTTTAATCCCTAA
- a CDS encoding histidine phosphatase family protein: MSLTLYFLRHGQTECSRNNSFCGSIDSELTPEGLEMAKAFADAYTSKDWTAIFCSPMQRTVLTAKPLYEAIGIEPQLRDGLKEINYGLWEGKTPEVIMREYHDDYIRWSADPAWNAPSGGEMAVTIAYRALQVIEEIKQNYSSGNVLVVSHKATIRIILCSLLGIDVGRFRFRLGCPVASVSIVEFTSHGTLLKVLADRSHLDERLRNLPGT, encoded by the coding sequence GTGAGCCTAACTCTTTATTTCCTCCGTCACGGACAGACAGAATGCAGCCGCAATAACTCCTTTTGCGGTTCTATAGACTCAGAGCTTACCCCAGAAGGGTTGGAGATGGCAAAGGCTTTTGCTGATGCATATACTTCTAAGGATTGGACAGCAATATTTTGTAGTCCAATGCAGCGAACTGTATTGACAGCAAAACCGTTGTATGAAGCAATAGGAATAGAACCACAACTCAGAGATGGTTTGAAGGAAATTAACTATGGCTTGTGGGAAGGAAAAACTCCAGAAGTAATTATGCGTGAATATCACGATGATTATATTCGCTGGTCAGCAGATCCGGCTTGGAATGCTCCCAGTGGTGGAGAAATGGCTGTTACAATTGCTTATCGCGCCTTGCAGGTAATTGAAGAAATCAAGCAAAATTACAGTAGTGGCAATGTTTTAGTTGTGTCGCACAAGGCAACTATTAGAATTATTCTGTGTAGTTTACTGGGGATTGATGTGGGACGCTTCCGTTTTCGTTTGGGATGTCCTGTTGCTTCGGTCAGTATTGTAGAATTTACCTCGCACGGGACGCTGTTAAAGGTTCTGGCAGACCGTAGTCATTTGGATGAGCGTTTGCGAAATTTACCAGGAACGTGA
- a CDS encoding CsbD family protein encodes MSIEDRAKAAAKNVEGKAQEALGNITGDPEDKAKGKAKQAESEVRHGIEDVKDNVKKNID; translated from the coding sequence ATGAGCATCGAAGATCGCGCAAAGGCTGCTGCTAAAAATGTTGAAGGTAAAGCCCAAGAAGCATTAGGAAATATCACTGGAGATCCAGAAGATAAAGCTAAAGGTAAAGCAAAGCAAGCTGAAAGCGAAGTACGTCACGGAATTGAAGACGTAAAAGATAATGTCAAGAAAAACATTGACTAA
- the uvrB gene encoding excinuclease ABC subunit UvrB: MTEFCLQAPFSPTGDQPQAIAKLSASIQSGNRYQTLLGATGTGKTFSVAAVIEKIGKPTLVLAHNKTLAAQLCNELRDFFPNNAVEYFVSYYDYYQPEAYIPVTDTYIEKTAAINDEIDMLRHSATRSLFERRDVIVVASISCIYGLGMPAEYLKAAIPLQIGMEVNQRQILRDLANVQYSRNDIEMGRGKFRVRGDVLEIGPAYEDRIIRVEFFGDEIDAIRYIDPVTGEILKSLEAVNVYPARHFVTPEERLEGACHDIAAELKQQKLDLEQAGKLLEAQRIDQRTRYDLEMLREVGYCNGVENYSRHLAGRQAGESPECLIDYFPKDWLLIIDESHVTVPQIRGMYNGDQARKKVLIEHGFRLPSAADNRPLKAEEFWQKVNQCIFVSATPGNWEIEVSEDHVVEQVIRPTGVVDPEISVRPTEGQIDDLLGEIKDRADRHERVLITTLTKRMAEDLTEYLQDHGIRVRYLHSEITSIERIEILQNLREGKFDVLVGVNLLREGLDLPEVSLVAIMDADKEGFLRTERSLIQTIGRAARHVQGQAILYADNMTGSMIKAIDETDRRRGIQTAHNRLHGITPQPIVKKSSNAILAFLDVSRRLNATDLKVVDEHLDELPLEQIPGLITLLEAQMKEAAKKLEFEEAGKLRDRIKHLRDKMLGR; this comes from the coding sequence ATGACAGAATTTTGTCTTCAAGCTCCCTTTAGTCCCACAGGCGATCAACCACAAGCGATCGCTAAGCTTTCTGCTAGTATCCAATCAGGCAATCGTTACCAAACTTTACTAGGAGCCACTGGAACTGGTAAGACATTTTCGGTAGCAGCAGTTATTGAGAAAATTGGCAAGCCGACTTTAGTTCTGGCACATAACAAAACCCTTGCTGCACAGCTTTGTAACGAGTTGCGGGATTTCTTCCCAAACAACGCAGTCGAGTATTTTGTCAGCTACTACGATTATTATCAGCCAGAAGCGTATATTCCCGTCACCGATACTTATATTGAAAAAACAGCGGCGATTAATGATGAAATAGATATGTTGCGGCATTCAGCGACGCGATCGCTTTTTGAACGCCGTGATGTCATTGTCGTTGCTTCCATCAGTTGCATCTACGGTTTGGGAATGCCAGCAGAATATCTGAAAGCTGCCATCCCTCTTCAGATAGGTATGGAAGTAAATCAACGCCAAATTTTACGGGATTTGGCAAATGTTCAATATAGCCGCAACGACATAGAAATGGGCCGAGGGAAGTTTCGCGTCCGAGGTGATGTTTTAGAAATTGGCCCAGCTTATGAAGACCGAATTATTCGCGTCGAATTTTTTGGTGATGAAATAGACGCGATTCGCTATATTGACCCAGTTACAGGGGAAATTCTCAAAAGTTTGGAAGCGGTGAATGTTTACCCTGCACGTCACTTTGTCACCCCAGAAGAACGCTTAGAAGGAGCTTGTCACGACATCGCCGCCGAGTTAAAACAGCAAAAACTAGACTTAGAACAAGCTGGGAAACTATTAGAAGCCCAACGCATAGATCAACGTACACGCTATGACCTAGAAATGCTGCGCGAAGTAGGTTACTGCAACGGTGTCGAGAACTATTCACGTCACTTAGCAGGAAGACAAGCTGGAGAATCACCAGAATGTTTAATTGATTATTTTCCTAAAGATTGGCTATTAATTATCGATGAATCTCACGTTACTGTACCCCAAATTCGCGGCATGTATAACGGCGATCAAGCGAGAAAAAAAGTTTTAATTGAACATGGATTTCGCCTTCCTAGCGCTGCTGATAACCGTCCTTTGAAAGCTGAAGAATTTTGGCAAAAGGTAAACCAGTGTATTTTTGTTTCCGCAACTCCCGGAAATTGGGAAATAGAAGTTTCTGAAGATCATGTAGTTGAGCAAGTGATTCGACCAACTGGGGTAGTTGATCCAGAAATTTCTGTGCGTCCTACAGAAGGACAAATTGATGATTTATTGGGAGAAATTAAAGATAGAGCCGATCGCCATGAACGAGTGTTAATTACCACATTAACTAAACGGATGGCGGAAGATTTAACTGAATATTTGCAAGACCACGGTATCAGGGTACGGTATTTACATTCCGAGATTACTTCTATTGAGCGCATTGAAATTTTGCAGAACTTGCGCGAAGGTAAATTTGATGTTTTGGTTGGTGTGAATTTGCTGCGGGAAGGTTTGGATTTACCCGAAGTTTCATTAGTGGCAATTATGGATGCAGATAAAGAAGGTTTTTTGAGAACAGAGCGTTCTTTAATTCAAACTATTGGTAGAGCTGCGCGTCACGTCCAGGGACAAGCGATTTTGTACGCCGATAATATGACGGGTAGCATGATTAAAGCTATTGATGAAACAGATAGGCGGCGTGGGATTCAAACGGCACATAATCGACTGCATGGAATTACACCGCAACCAATTGTGAAAAAATCAAGTAATGCGATTTTGGCTTTTTTAGATGTATCTCGGCGGTTGAATGCAACTGATTTGAAAGTAGTAGATGAACATCTAGATGAACTGCCATTAGAACAGATTCCAGGGTTGATTACTCTGTTAGAAGCGCAGATGAAAGAAGCGGCGAAGAAACTGGAATTTGAAGAGGCGGGTAAATTGCGCGATCGCATTAAACATCTGCGGGATAAAATGTTAGGACGTTAA
- a CDS encoding calcium-binding protein: MATIYGTTGSDTINGTSENDILYGWARGGNADSPSGNDTLNGSSGDDILNGGTGNDSLLGSAGNDRLIGNNGNDVLTGGTRNDTLEGGAGADNLFGGAGNDSLIGNDGNDVLQGNVSDDVLVGGLGRDILTGGDGADRFYFNSPDEGIDTITDFRYLTDEIWISAEGFGIDIDALDAITTNVSTGALFVEDTQIATVSSIFSSFAVFNGAIIIF, translated from the coding sequence ATGGCAACTATCTACGGCACCACAGGTTCTGACACAATAAATGGAACTTCGGAAAATGACATATTATATGGATGGGCTAGGGGTGGCAATGCTGATAGCCCGTCTGGTAATGACACCCTGAATGGCAGTTCTGGTGACGATATCTTAAATGGTGGTACTGGTAATGACAGCCTTTTGGGTAGCGCTGGCAATGATAGACTGATTGGCAATAATGGCAACGACGTGCTGACTGGCGGCACCCGTAATGACACCTTAGAAGGTGGGGCGGGTGCTGACAACCTTTTCGGTGGCGCTGGCAATGATAGCCTGATTGGCAATGATGGCAATGACGTGTTACAAGGTAATGTCAGTGATGACGTCCTAGTTGGAGGCTTGGGCAGGGACATACTTACAGGCGGAGACGGTGCCGATAGATTTTACTTTAATTCCCCAGATGAAGGAATTGATACTATCACTGACTTCAGATACTTAACTGATGAGATTTGGATTTCCGCCGAAGGTTTCGGAATAGATATAGACGCTCTCGATGCGATTACGACCAACGTAAGTACAGGCGCACTGTTCGTTGAAGACACTCAGATTGCGACAGTTTCCTCTATTTTCAGCTCATTCGCGGTTTTCAATGGTGCCATCATCATTTTCTAG
- a CDS encoding ACP S-malonyltransferase has translation MDLSINNDDRVVWRLAQENQMILLTANRSMKGKDSLEQVIREENTLASLPVITIGNADRLLNDSEYRGQCVESLIEIVLDIDSYRGARRIFIP, from the coding sequence ATGGATTTATCGATCAACAATGATGACAGGGTTGTTTGGCGATTAGCTCAGGAAAATCAGATGATTTTGCTTACAGCTAATCGCAGCATGAAAGGGAAAGATTCGCTCGAACAAGTCATACGTGAAGAAAATACCTTAGCATCGTTACCCGTAATTACGATTGGCAATGCCGATCGACTGCTAAACGACTCTGAATATCGAGGTCAGTGTGTTGAAAGTCTGATTGAAATTGTGCTTGATATTGATAGTTATCGAGGTGCAAGGCGAATCTTCATCCCGTAA
- a CDS encoding Uma2 family endonuclease translates to MLTNIRLISVREYHQMAEMGIFHPEERLELIAGQIIRMSAKGTAHESAITRTERLLGQRLGDKVLLRIQSPVQLDDYSEPEPDISVVKLNPLDYEDHHPNASEVFLLIEIADSSLKYDREVKAMASPTPRAIAYSNSGIIEYWILDVNGRKLYMYRLPSPDGYHSESILAEDVTISPLAFPDCAIAIRELLRKI, encoded by the coding sequence ATGCTAACCAATATTCGCCTAATTAGTGTTCGAGAATATCACCAAATGGCGGAAATGGGTATTTTTCATCCTGAAGAACGCTTAGAATTAATCGCGGGACAAATTATCAGAATGTCAGCAAAAGGTACTGCTCACGAATCAGCGATTACCCGCACAGAAAGATTATTAGGTCAACGTTTGGGTGACAAAGTTTTATTAAGAATCCAATCACCAGTGCAACTTGATGATTATTCGGAACCAGAACCAGATATTTCAGTGGTGAAGCTGAATCCATTAGATTATGAGGATCACCATCCCAATGCTTCCGAAGTGTTTTTACTGATTGAAATAGCTGATTCCAGTCTCAAATATGATCGAGAGGTGAAAGCGATGGCTTCGCCAACGCCAAGGGCGATCGCATACTCTAATTCAGGTATTATTGAGTACTGGATTTTAGATGTGAATGGACGCAAGTTGTATATGTATCGTCTCCCTAGTCCAGACGGATATCACAGTGAGAGCATACTTGCAGAGGACGTGACAATTTCACCTTTAGCTTTCCCTGATTGTGCGATCGCTATTCGGGAATTATTGCGAAAAATCTAG
- a CDS encoding DEAD/DEAH box helicase family protein: MQTVEVEYSGQIQVNAGKNPRQLYAHQNEAIKALDQKNKSPFEGLLVLPTGGGKTLIAINWLLRNFIDKRKKVLWIAHRHELLDQAFETLKFSADPSLLNNVEKFRYRVISGHPKHDRPVNIQPSDDIIIASKDSLNSGLNHLLNNWVKHSDAVLLVVDEAHHSTAKTYRKLIDDIKQNFKDRGKADSFRMLGLTATPFRTDKGEQGLLKKVFPDDIIFSEHLRTLITRGILAEPIFENLETELDFYRELTDKDIKAIENFDKLPKKIAEKIAMSNIRNKRIVDHYVEHQDKYKPLLVFAVDIQHAIALNSLFQKRGINSDFVASKISDANTGATVSVKENAEKIKRFRRGELEVLINVEMLTEGTDLPNIQTVFLTRPTTSTILMTQMIGRALRGQKAGGTEKAYVVSFIDNWEDKINWVNPETLIVKEGAEFPGDKDIETMKRIARLISIEKIEEFTRMMDDSIDLTDWEKLDFLRRIPVGIYCFSILEPSESDEPVSRNYDVLLYNDTEEAYDSFVNDLEAVFKSVDIENREILTDEELEYLLQLTKKLYFPDHSFLLGYRDADVENILRFYAQKQMEPEFIAFSERRKCDLSIVARHIYENDLTLRQVTEYLTSLWNDTQSFWQVLFGYKYVYFKKQVDIEINKLLGVYPNVIVTPPIVIPDTVPLESLSLVEIRERDPAEYRDIKDAVFAKYTNTKGFINCAMSEFKSQMRRDFQIDHIIPMSKGGLTTLDNLQVLSRKAHTEKTRLENLKTRI; this comes from the coding sequence ATGCAAACAGTTGAAGTTGAGTATTCAGGTCAGATCCAAGTTAATGCAGGCAAAAATCCTAGACAACTTTACGCTCACCAGAACGAGGCAATCAAAGCACTGGATCAAAAAAACAAGTCTCCATTTGAAGGCTTACTAGTTTTGCCTACGGGTGGTGGAAAAACTTTGATAGCGATTAATTGGTTACTACGTAATTTTATAGATAAGCGAAAAAAAGTTTTGTGGATTGCTCATCGGCATGAGTTACTTGACCAAGCCTTTGAGACGTTGAAATTTAGTGCCGATCCTTCATTGCTCAATAATGTTGAAAAGTTTAGATATCGTGTGATTTCCGGTCATCCTAAACATGATCGTCCTGTTAATATTCAACCAAGTGACGATATTATTATTGCTAGTAAAGATAGTCTAAATAGTGGATTAAACCACCTCCTAAACAATTGGGTTAAACATTCTGATGCAGTTCTATTGGTAGTTGATGAAGCACACCACTCAACAGCAAAAACTTATCGAAAACTAATTGACGACATCAAGCAAAACTTTAAAGATAGAGGCAAGGCAGATAGTTTTAGAATGTTGGGGTTGACAGCGACTCCATTCAGAACAGATAAAGGTGAACAAGGTCTACTTAAAAAAGTCTTTCCTGACGACATTATCTTTTCAGAACATTTAAGAACACTCATTACTAGAGGAATTCTTGCTGAACCAATTTTCGAGAACTTAGAAACAGAACTAGATTTTTATCGGGAATTGACCGATAAAGACATCAAAGCGATCGAAAATTTTGACAAGCTTCCCAAAAAAATTGCCGAAAAGATCGCAATGTCTAATATCCGTAACAAACGGATTGTTGATCACTACGTTGAGCATCAAGATAAGTATAAACCACTATTAGTTTTTGCAGTTGATATTCAACACGCGATCGCATTAAATAGCTTATTTCAGAAACGAGGGATTAACTCTGATTTTGTAGCGTCAAAAATATCAGATGCAAATACAGGAGCTACAGTTTCTGTAAAAGAAAATGCTGAGAAAATCAAGCGATTTAGAAGAGGAGAGCTTGAAGTACTCATTAATGTAGAGATGTTAACTGAGGGAACCGATTTACCCAATATTCAAACTGTTTTTCTGACTCGCCCAACTACTTCTACGATTCTAATGACACAGATGATAGGTAGAGCCTTACGTGGGCAGAAGGCAGGTGGTACAGAAAAAGCTTATGTTGTAAGCTTTATTGACAATTGGGAAGACAAGATTAACTGGGTCAATCCTGAGACGTTGATTGTAAAAGAGGGGGCAGAATTCCCCGGCGATAAAGATATCGAGACAATGAAGAGAATTGCTCGACTTATCTCTATTGAAAAGATTGAAGAATTTACCCGCATGATGGATGATTCTATCGATCTTACTGACTGGGAAAAATTAGATTTTTTGAGACGAATTCCCGTTGGAATTTATTGTTTCTCTATTCTTGAACCTTCTGAATCAGATGAACCTGTATCTAGAAACTATGATGTACTTCTATATAATGATACAGAAGAGGCTTATGATAGCTTCGTCAATGATTTAGAGGCTGTATTTAAGAGCGTTGATATCGAAAACAGAGAGATATTAACTGACGAAGAACTTGAATATCTGCTGCAACTCACAAAGAAACTTTATTTTCCCGATCATTCATTCCTACTTGGCTATAGAGATGCTGATGTTGAGAACATTCTACGTTTCTACGCTCAAAAACAGATGGAGCCAGAATTTATTGCGTTTAGTGAACGTAGAAAGTGTGATTTGTCAATTGTAGCGAGGCATATATACGAAAATGATTTAACCCTTAGACAAGTAACTGAATATCTCACTTCTCTATGGAATGACACTCAATCCTTTTGGCAAGTTCTATTTGGATATAAATATGTGTATTTCAAGAAACAAGTAGACATCGAAATTAATAAACTGCTCGGAGTTTACCCTAATGTGATAGTTACTCCACCAATCGTAATTCCTGACACAGTACCCCTAGAAAGTCTCTCACTCGTTGAAATTAGGGAGAGAGATCCAGCCGAGTATAGAGATATTAAGGATGCTGTGTTTGCTAAATATACAAATACAAAGGGATTTATTAACTGTGCTATGAGTGAGTTTAAGAGCCAGATGCGAAGGGATTTCCAAATTGATCACATCATACCGATGTCAAAAGGTGGTTTAACCACGCTAGATAATCTTCAAGTTTTATCTCGTAAAGCTCACACAGAAAAGACTCGGTTAGAAAACCTAAAAACTAGAATTTGA
- a CDS encoding Uma2 family endonuclease, whose product MVALPDRILMSAEEYLVWESTQEERYEYWDGEVVMMSGATRNHNRVSGNFFKLLDDALANRTCEVYIVDVKVQVEPGQKYFYPDVVVTCDERDTDPQLVQFPCLIIEVLSPSTEAADRGKKFAKYRQSPTLQEYVLVQVAQPVVEVFRRNEQGKWVLSEYNLDERLRLESVDVEIAIADLYRQVQFETEATEN is encoded by the coding sequence ATGGTTGCTTTACCCGATCGCATTTTGATGAGTGCAGAGGAATATCTGGTTTGGGAATCCACCCAAGAGGAACGTTACGAGTATTGGGATGGCGAAGTTGTGATGATGAGCGGTGCTACACGCAACCATAATCGGGTTTCTGGAAATTTCTTTAAGCTCTTAGATGATGCCTTAGCCAATCGCACCTGTGAAGTGTACATTGTAGATGTGAAGGTGCAAGTAGAACCGGGGCAAAAGTATTTTTATCCAGATGTAGTGGTGACTTGCGATGAGCGAGACACTGATCCACAATTAGTACAATTTCCCTGTTTAATTATCGAAGTTCTATCACCTTCAACTGAAGCAGCCGATAGGGGGAAAAAGTTTGCTAAATATCGCCAATCTCCAACCTTGCAAGAATATGTCTTAGTACAAGTAGCTCAACCAGTTGTAGAAGTGTTTCGGCGCAACGAACAGGGAAAATGGGTGCTGTCGGAGTATAATTTGGATGAGAGATTGCGACTGGAATCTGTAGATGTGGAAATTGCGATCGCTGATTTGTATCGACAAGTGCAGTTTGAAACTGAAGCCACCGAAAATTGA